AATTAGAGGTAAGGCTTCCACCATGTATATAAACATCATAGGGTAACCAGGCAAATATAACAATTTAACCTATGTACGCACCCAAATTCTCTGTCAAGATTATACGCAATGCTAAATCGGTCCTCAAATAAgtcatcatcatcgtcatcatcaGCTAAAGGATGGGGACCCTCATTTCTTATACTTGCACCATATCGTTGTTTAAAATCATCTAGCACCCGTTCAAGAAAAACGAAAGGCACACTCCTGCCAACTGATTCATCTGCGACAACTAGAAACACTGCAAGTGGAAACAAACATCATCACATATTTTGATATGAAAAAATTGACCGAAATCAAGAAATAATGAGAAATTAGTACCAAATCCATTGTCAATGAGGAAGTTAAATGTGTGACCGTCACAAGAATACGTGAACTTGCTGCTATTTGAAGGCAGCTTCTGTAAACATTGAACAGCAATGGTACTAAAGTTCCCAGAATATGATGTGTGCTCAGCTAAAACAACAGTTCCTTTTGCAACAAAACTATAAATCAAGCCCTTTTGATTCATTTCAGCAGGGTATTCTGAAGTACCTAGATCTGCAGAGccccattaacttagcaaagCATTTATAAACA
The genomic region above belongs to Gossypium hirsutum isolate 1008001.06 chromosome D05, Gossypium_hirsutum_v2.1, whole genome shotgun sequence and contains:
- the LOC107904766 gene encoding vesicle-associated membrane protein 727; translated protein: MNQKGLIYSFVAKGTVVLAEHTSYSGNFSTIAVQCLQKLPSNSSKFTYSCDGHTFNFLIDNGFVFLVVADESVGRSVPFVFLERVLDDFKQRYGASIRNEGPHPLADDDDDDDLFEDRFSIAYNLDREFGPRLKEHMQYCMNHPEEMSKLSKLKAQITEVKGIMMDNIEKVLDRGEKIELLVDKTENLQFQADSFQRQGRQLRRRMWLQNLQMKLMVGGAILVLIILLWVFACGGFKC